The Dreissena polymorpha isolate Duluth1 chromosome 9, UMN_Dpol_1.0, whole genome shotgun sequence genome contains the following window.
TGCACTAGAATTTACGGCAATGTGCTATCGTAATTTcacatttgaatacaaattaaCATGTTGAACATATATATAATTAGATTATAATTAGTGATAATATAAAAAAGAATCACACATTTTTGAGGAACATATTTTTATGCACATTGTTATATGCAAGAAATTGTTGTTATGTGAAATGTATTTATCAAACTGTATAAATACCTAAAGCGATAAATAAAATGGTGAGTCGTagtaaaaatgaatattttaaacatatgcataACTTATTCTTAAAGGATTTAATTAACATAGAGAAAAACGGATTGTTTAGCACAAACACACATTTAATAGCAAAAATGACATTAAATGCAAAAAAGGGAACCAACCAATCACAGTGAGAGAGACCATTCTGCGTATATTCTTATTGGTCGATGCCACCTGGCACTCATACACGCCCTCGTCTGCAGGTTGCACATTTTTAATCATTAGATCCCATTGATTCAAAAAGTCAACGTGACCGATCTGTATCCGGTCGTCTGCAACAACAGTCATCGTGCCGGATGTCAATGGGAAAGAATGTTCCTGTCTCCTCCAAACAACCTTGACAATAAGAACAAACTGTGTTACACAATTATTCAGTAGATAAATTTTCacacaattttattaaagttttattttaataaacactacAATTTATAGAACCATTATTTATTTTCGTGACAAACAAATATATCTTAATAATATTATCGGGAACGTGTGTATAAACTCCAATCTAAATCTAATAAGACTCAAGTAAGCTCGATATTCCGATTTTACAGATCACAGACAATATATCCTTGTTAGCTTTAAATATAGACAACGATTTTTCCTGACAGGCTATGATATCGTGATAGCTTGGTGAAAGGTGCGCACTATTTCTGCAGTAAATTCATCAAAGGTTTGTTTTACTTAGAAATCGCCGGTGTTTGCATGCGATTATGATATAGGGTATTTATATAAGACGAATGATGTTCTTGAATGAGTATCTGTTTAGCTTAGATGGAACAAATATCATTAAGGACAAGTAcatactaaacagaaataagcTGACCATTTAGGGCAATGCATGCGTAAATCAGAGGAGTCCATGATTCAAACCCAAACGAacagtttaaacaaaaattaattttattgaaaatatgatAAACCGCTATAATTAGCCAAAAACAGAAAAACAATCATTGATAACCGATTACGCAGTCATTCTGCTattcaacattttgtataatGCACAAGTCtgtatttgaagtttaatataCAACAGCATTGGGCAAAAATATCAACAAGTCTTTACTTGAACTGCATCACAAAAATGACCATGCAATCGACTACTTAAATACGTGAATCGACAGAGGAAGATCATTCAGCTGTAAACAAAAGTAGCTTCGAAATACATGTTTCCTGTTTTTTTGTTCATCGTAATATGTGGAAAGGGTATAATATGTTGAAAAACTATTCTTTTGATGAAGAGAAAGGTTTGCTAGATAGTTTACATACATTATGATTATTTAAGAATTTACGCTAATTAATACTATCAAACTACTCGAACCAACAGATTATCGACAATTAATTATGACATACACTATACTTTCTTGTTTCAAATTTGCGTTTGTAGAAAAAGTGCTGTTTAAGCGCAAAACGGCAAtactttatatttaatttcatagagGTAGTTTTAAACCGTTTTAGTTCCGAGGTTGTAAACGCTGCATCTCAGTACTGCCATCTCCCCGCGccggaaagttatatttaatggaCTCGGTAGGAATTCAGGAGCTGGCGTATCTGGTCTGACGTTGAAACTGGAAGCTTAAAAAAGCGTCGCGGATCAAGAACCGAAACCGCAAATCACATAAGGACAAAAAAGCAACTTTTATTTTAAGCAACTCTGGTTTATTATTGCACAATATGGAAtattattcaatctttaccagaATTTACCCTTTCAGAGTAAAGAACATAATACTTGTCCTTTAGTATCTAATTGATATAGTTATGCATTAGGTTTGTTTTTCGAGAAATATTAGTTCAAAACTTCATGTACAGCAAATCTCTATGAATTGGTATATGCCGTTAAAATAAGATTTACATAATGTAGAAATATGACATGTAAAAGCAAACTTAAAGTAAATTACGGCAGCGCTAAATTTATTTCCATCCTTTGggtattgatgtttgtttgaGTTAACAACATTTGCAGGTCAAATCATGCTGTTCAGTAATGTCGGTATCAGAACAATACTGAAATAATACTGTTGTAactgcaaccaaaatactaaatgAACCAAGCAACTACTGCTGCttgctttaaaatattacatatcTTTCAATAATTGACAAAACAATGTTTGCAGTCGCTTTAAATTTTGAGTTTGCAATATTTTCAAACGAGTCAGTATTGATGTCAGTATTTGTTGGTTCAGTATTTGAATGCGTGTGATTTAAAGATATAGCATAGTTTAAAACCATgactaaatataaaaaaacatgaggGCATTTCAATATTTGAACGGGGTATAAGCTTAGAATTTAGTGACCAGCACATTAtaccaaaaatataaattataataaaaacatggaTTGTATATGTATTTGATGTTTACAGCAAAAGTGATAATCTTATTAggattattttgtttcaattattcATCACCAAATAGCTTATTTGAGACACAATCATTTCATAATTGAATTGTAAATACTTATTTATGCAAACAACAACCATATTTATGAATACGATGATACAACGTTCATGACAGGGCATATTTTGCTAAGCAATATTGTCTTGAAATTTCGCCGCGATGTAACCGTTCGTTGCATATAACCAACAAATAACGTTAACACCGTGTCCATAAGAGGAACCCTAAACTACTTTATTCTTTTTTCTTGCTTAGAAACAATACACATACATTTAGACAGATAAACTCATAATGTGTAACACTTTGTTGGATTGCTAACTAATAGAGATGGCACGAATAATAAGACGTATTTTATGCATAACAACCTTAAACCTTGGTATAACAAAGTAGTGTTGTATAATACAATGATAAGTTGTTTGTTCGTTCACATAACAGAATGCTTAAGTTTTTCTAAAACTACCTGACCAATATTGTCGTTTCGTTGCATAAATGCTAACATAAATTTTGTCAATATGTAAAGTGGTTTACAGTAGTTTTAATATCAAGGAAAATAAGTTGATTACTAAATTTTACCTTTTCTCGGAGTATAGCCTGTTTTGTCTGTGATATAATGCGGGTCATTCGGGCTTTAAAGCCATAGTTTAAACTCTttgaaaatattatacataatgaGAGTTACACATTGTTTGTCAATTAATGATTAACGAGATTTGCATGATATGCTCTAAGAAACTTTCAGTTCAAATACCTACATCGAATTATCGCgaccaataaatatctttttaaatgcaaattatctaacacTATTTTATGTGGCTTCTGTGGTGAAaatatcgaaactatagaacatctattttgggagtgcaaaTGCATCCAActtatctggaatcagttgacatCCTATCTTGGCCAACAGCAACTAAACATTAATCTATCCCTCTTAAATGTTAACTTTggaattaactcattaaaatcaataaacggtaataatattgtgaattttattctcaTATTGATGAAACTGTTTATCTTAAACTTGAAATACAAGAAACAATTAccaaatgtttattgttttatacatagcctAAAtataaaaatccagattgagaaagaaatagccctcagtaatgatacattgcatattttttaacaaaaatgtaatcGAATTAAATGttcataatgcttgtccacttaaaTATACTACTATCTTAATGTTAGTTTATCATTTCGTATATTCATTtaagtttgttttcttttttgaatcTTATAACATCATTGATTATTATATACATTTGAACACATCCTGTTCTCACTTATTGTAATGTTACAAACCAAGGTCTAAAACATTATAGGCATATTtctgtataatttgttaaaaccattGATTGCAAATGAAAGGCATGTATGTATACGatatatgatttaaaatgaaataaaatgctcTTTGCAATACGGTGCATTGCGTTTGTTTT
Protein-coding sequences here:
- the LOC127846113 gene encoding lachesin-like, yielding MTYTVGWWEIVALLLMNAALVVSIFPASSFNVRPDTPAPEFLPSPLNITFRRGEMAVLRCSVYNLGTKTVVWRRQEHSFPLTSGTMTVVADDRIQIGHVDFLNQWDLMIKNVQPADEGVYECQVASTNKNIRRMVSLTVIG